A window of Lepidochelys kempii isolate rLepKem1 chromosome 1, rLepKem1.hap2, whole genome shotgun sequence contains these coding sequences:
- the ADCK2 gene encoding uncharacterized aarF domain-containing protein kinase 2 isoform X3, with protein MKRSLGRQGNRRDGEGFSALWLHLLLKATESSGPTYIKLGQWACTRRDLFSEEFCIKFSKLHVKVTPHPWGCTKHFLRRAFGEDWKRVLKFKSKEPIGSGCVAQVYKAYADATTIEDPQFKERVKNSETESAFEAWEVSGLKGLFRWPWKWKAGEILEDGSADQSLQEERSNEGINRNAASEKQMSGSQLTTNTSSVDGLDEMDHLIPVAIKVLHPGLVHQVQIDLLLMKMGSKIIGLFPGLKWLSLTEIVEEFEKLMTQQLDLRYEARNLECFQKNFLDVDFVKFPTPLHPFVTRNILVETFEESQPISQYLHMDISSELKKRLAKMGIDMLLKMVFVDNFVHADLHPGNILVQGTAHFSAGHKNQTAIVDMCDTLIVEVQLSPCPLRLMLLDAGIVAELQGADLQNFKAVFTAVVQGQGERVAELILHHARANQCKDIERFKVEMAELVTKARTNTVALGKLQVANLLSSVFKLLMTHKVKLESNFASVVFAIMVLEGLARSLDPELDILEAAKPLLIRTAASLLE; from the exons ATGAAGCGGTCGCTGGGGCGGCAGGGAAACCGGCGAGACGGGGAAG GTTTTTCAGCCCTCTGGCTCCATCTTCTGCTCAAGGCCACGGAGTCCTCGGGTCCCACTTATATCAAGCTGGGCCAGTGGGCATGCACCAGGAGAGATCTCTTCTCTGAAGAGTTCTGTATTAAGTTTTCCAAGCTTCATGTCAAGGTGACCCCTCATCCCTGGGGTTGCACCAAACACTTCCTCAGGAGAGCATTTGGGGAAGACTGGAAGAGAGTCCTCAAGTTTAAAAGCAAGGAACCCATTGGCTCGGGCTGTGTTGCCCAGGTATATAAAGCTTATGCTGATGCCACTACTATTGAGGACCCCCAGTTCAAGGAACGAGTGAAGAACTCTGAAACAGAATCTGCTTTTGAAGCCTGGGAGGTGTCTGGTCTTAAGGGCCTCTTCAGGTGGCCCTGGAAATGGAAGGCTGGAGAGATTTTGGAAGACGGCAGTGCAGACCAGTCACTTCAGGAAGAACGTTCCAATGAAGGTATTAATAGAAATGCTGCCTCTGAGAAGCAGATGTCTGGATCTCAGCTAACTACAAACACATCATCTGTTGACGGTTTAGATGAGATGGACCATCTTATTCCTGTAGCCATTAAA GTCCTGCATCCTGGACTAGTCCACCAGGTCCAGATAGATCTGCTTCTGATGAAGATGGGGAGCAAGATCATTGGGCTTTTCCCGGGGCTCAAGTGGCTAAGTCTGACTGAAATAGTGGAGGAGTTTGAGAAGCTCATGACTCAACAG CTTGACCTACGCTATGAAGCCAGAAACCTGGAGTGCTTCCAGAAAAATTTCCTGGATGTGGATTTTGTTAAGTTCCCAACTCCACTTCACCCCTTTGTAACGAGAAATATCCTGGTGGAAACATTTGAG GAGAGTCAGCCCATATCCCAGTATCTGCACATGGACATTTCCTCGGAGCTCAAGAAGAGACTAGCCAAGATGGGCATAGACATGCTCCTAAAGATG GTGTTCGTTGATAATTTTGTCCACGCTGACCTGCACCCTGGGAACATCTTGGTCCAGGGCACCGCGCATTTCAGCGCTGGCCACAAGAATCAGACCGCCATTGTGGACATGTGTGACACGCTGATCGTGGAAGTGCAGCTGTCCCCCTGCCCGCTCCGTCTGATGCTGCTGGATGCAGGGATTgtggcagagctgcagggagctgacCTTCAGAACTTCAAGGCAGTCTTCACAGCTGTGGTACAGGGACAG GGGGAGAGAGTGGCAGAATTGATCCTTCATCACGCCAGAGCTAACCAGTGCAAGGACATAGAGAGATTCAAAGTTGAAATGGCAGAGCTAGTGACCAAGGCCAGGACGAACACTGTAGCACTGGGAAAG CTTCAAGTGGCGAATCTGCTCTCCAGTGTCTTTAAGTTACTGATGACGCACAAG GTGAAGCTGGAGAGTAATTTTGCCTCAGTTGTCTTTGCCATCATGGTTTTGGAAGGGCTTGCCCGTTCGCTGGACCCCGAACTGGACATCTTGGAGGCAGCTAAACCACTTCTCATCAGAACCGCCGCTTCTCTCCTAGAGTAG
- the ADCK2 gene encoding uncharacterized aarF domain-containing protein kinase 2 isoform X2, protein MFAWGCAARIYLFSLRPLNVRKNLVWIRWGNKFGNSPSSDKHSLIKTQALAKITLVCWGITKVSVVRCQEVSNECASVFPEPAKNKQPSAGFFWHLGFALRLGLRACVLLLKFGPLLLLYPLTYLSSGFSALWLHLLLKATESSGPTYIKLGQWACTRRDLFSEEFCIKFSKLHVKVTPHPWGCTKHFLRRAFGEDWKRVLKFKSKEPIGSGCVAQVYKAYADATTIEDPQFKERVKNSETESAFEAWEVSGLKGLFRWPWKWKAGEILEDGSADQSLQEERSNEGINRNAASEKQMSGSQLTTNTSSVDGLDEMDHLIPVAIKVLHPGLVHQVQIDLLLMKMGSKIIGLFPGLKWLSLTEIVEEFEKLMTQQLDLRYEARNLECFQKNFLDVDFVKFPTPLHPFVTRNILVETFEESQPISQYLHMDISSELKKRLAKMGIDMLLKMVFVDNFVHADLHPGNILVQGTAHFSAGHKNQTAIVDMCDTLIVEVQLSPCPLRLMLLDAGIVAELQGADLQNFKAVFTAVVQGQGERVAELILHHARANQCKDIERFKVEMAELVTKARTNTVALGKLQVANLLSSVFKLLMTHKGLWIWPSRTCISELTSDLKRTVLVSPFIFSLLLQVK, encoded by the exons ATGTTTGCCTGGGGCTGCGCTGCTAGGATTTACCTTTTCAGTTTAAGGCCCCTCAATGTAAGGAAAAACCTGGTTTGGATAAGATGGGGTAATAAATTTGGCAACTCCCCATCTAGTGATAAACACAGCTTGATCAAAACTCAAGCCTTGGCTAAGATCACCTTAGTGTGCTGGGGGATCACGAAGGTGTCTGTTGTGAGATGCCAGGAAGTATCAAACGAATGTGCATCCGTATTTCCAGAACCTGCCAAAAATAAACAACCTTCAGCTGGATTCTTCTGGCATCTTGGCTTTGCCCTTCGCCTGGGACTCCGGGCTTGTGTTCTCTTGTTGAAGTTTGGCCCTTTGCTTCTGCTTTATCCCTTGACCTACCTGTCTTCAGGTTTTTCAGCCCTCTGGCTCCATCTTCTGCTCAAGGCCACGGAGTCCTCGGGTCCCACTTATATCAAGCTGGGCCAGTGGGCATGCACCAGGAGAGATCTCTTCTCTGAAGAGTTCTGTATTAAGTTTTCCAAGCTTCATGTCAAGGTGACCCCTCATCCCTGGGGTTGCACCAAACACTTCCTCAGGAGAGCATTTGGGGAAGACTGGAAGAGAGTCCTCAAGTTTAAAAGCAAGGAACCCATTGGCTCGGGCTGTGTTGCCCAGGTATATAAAGCTTATGCTGATGCCACTACTATTGAGGACCCCCAGTTCAAGGAACGAGTGAAGAACTCTGAAACAGAATCTGCTTTTGAAGCCTGGGAGGTGTCTGGTCTTAAGGGCCTCTTCAGGTGGCCCTGGAAATGGAAGGCTGGAGAGATTTTGGAAGACGGCAGTGCAGACCAGTCACTTCAGGAAGAACGTTCCAATGAAGGTATTAATAGAAATGCTGCCTCTGAGAAGCAGATGTCTGGATCTCAGCTAACTACAAACACATCATCTGTTGACGGTTTAGATGAGATGGACCATCTTATTCCTGTAGCCATTAAA GTCCTGCATCCTGGACTAGTCCACCAGGTCCAGATAGATCTGCTTCTGATGAAGATGGGGAGCAAGATCATTGGGCTTTTCCCGGGGCTCAAGTGGCTAAGTCTGACTGAAATAGTGGAGGAGTTTGAGAAGCTCATGACTCAACAG CTTGACCTACGCTATGAAGCCAGAAACCTGGAGTGCTTCCAGAAAAATTTCCTGGATGTGGATTTTGTTAAGTTCCCAACTCCACTTCACCCCTTTGTAACGAGAAATATCCTGGTGGAAACATTTGAG GAGAGTCAGCCCATATCCCAGTATCTGCACATGGACATTTCCTCGGAGCTCAAGAAGAGACTAGCCAAGATGGGCATAGACATGCTCCTAAAGATG GTGTTCGTTGATAATTTTGTCCACGCTGACCTGCACCCTGGGAACATCTTGGTCCAGGGCACCGCGCATTTCAGCGCTGGCCACAAGAATCAGACCGCCATTGTGGACATGTGTGACACGCTGATCGTGGAAGTGCAGCTGTCCCCCTGCCCGCTCCGTCTGATGCTGCTGGATGCAGGGATTgtggcagagctgcagggagctgacCTTCAGAACTTCAAGGCAGTCTTCACAGCTGTGGTACAGGGACAG GGGGAGAGAGTGGCAGAATTGATCCTTCATCACGCCAGAGCTAACCAGTGCAAGGACATAGAGAGATTCAAAGTTGAAATGGCAGAGCTAGTGACCAAGGCCAGGACGAACACTGTAGCACTGGGAAAG CTTCAAGTGGCGAATCTGCTCTCCAGTGTCTTTAAGTTACTGATGACGCACAAG gggctttggatctggccctcaaGAACCTGCATTTCAGAACTGACGTCAGACCTTAAAAGGACAGTGTTGGTGTctccatttattttttccttactGCTACAAGTAAAATGA
- the ADCK2 gene encoding uncharacterized aarF domain-containing protein kinase 2 isoform X1, whose amino-acid sequence MFAWGCAARIYLFSLRPLNVRKNLVWIRWGNKFGNSPSSDKHSLIKTQALAKITLVCWGITKVSVVRCQEVSNECASVFPEPAKNKQPSAGFFWHLGFALRLGLRACVLLLKFGPLLLLYPLTYLSSGFSALWLHLLLKATESSGPTYIKLGQWACTRRDLFSEEFCIKFSKLHVKVTPHPWGCTKHFLRRAFGEDWKRVLKFKSKEPIGSGCVAQVYKAYADATTIEDPQFKERVKNSETESAFEAWEVSGLKGLFRWPWKWKAGEILEDGSADQSLQEERSNEGINRNAASEKQMSGSQLTTNTSSVDGLDEMDHLIPVAIKVLHPGLVHQVQIDLLLMKMGSKIIGLFPGLKWLSLTEIVEEFEKLMTQQLDLRYEARNLECFQKNFLDVDFVKFPTPLHPFVTRNILVETFEESQPISQYLHMDISSELKKRLAKMGIDMLLKMVFVDNFVHADLHPGNILVQGTAHFSAGHKNQTAIVDMCDTLIVEVQLSPCPLRLMLLDAGIVAELQGADLQNFKAVFTAVVQGQGERVAELILHHARANQCKDIERFKVEMAELVTKARTNTVALGKLQVANLLSSVFKLLMTHKVKLESNFASVVFAIMVLEGLARSLDPELDILEAAKPLLIRTAASLLE is encoded by the exons ATGTTTGCCTGGGGCTGCGCTGCTAGGATTTACCTTTTCAGTTTAAGGCCCCTCAATGTAAGGAAAAACCTGGTTTGGATAAGATGGGGTAATAAATTTGGCAACTCCCCATCTAGTGATAAACACAGCTTGATCAAAACTCAAGCCTTGGCTAAGATCACCTTAGTGTGCTGGGGGATCACGAAGGTGTCTGTTGTGAGATGCCAGGAAGTATCAAACGAATGTGCATCCGTATTTCCAGAACCTGCCAAAAATAAACAACCTTCAGCTGGATTCTTCTGGCATCTTGGCTTTGCCCTTCGCCTGGGACTCCGGGCTTGTGTTCTCTTGTTGAAGTTTGGCCCTTTGCTTCTGCTTTATCCCTTGACCTACCTGTCTTCAGGTTTTTCAGCCCTCTGGCTCCATCTTCTGCTCAAGGCCACGGAGTCCTCGGGTCCCACTTATATCAAGCTGGGCCAGTGGGCATGCACCAGGAGAGATCTCTTCTCTGAAGAGTTCTGTATTAAGTTTTCCAAGCTTCATGTCAAGGTGACCCCTCATCCCTGGGGTTGCACCAAACACTTCCTCAGGAGAGCATTTGGGGAAGACTGGAAGAGAGTCCTCAAGTTTAAAAGCAAGGAACCCATTGGCTCGGGCTGTGTTGCCCAGGTATATAAAGCTTATGCTGATGCCACTACTATTGAGGACCCCCAGTTCAAGGAACGAGTGAAGAACTCTGAAACAGAATCTGCTTTTGAAGCCTGGGAGGTGTCTGGTCTTAAGGGCCTCTTCAGGTGGCCCTGGAAATGGAAGGCTGGAGAGATTTTGGAAGACGGCAGTGCAGACCAGTCACTTCAGGAAGAACGTTCCAATGAAGGTATTAATAGAAATGCTGCCTCTGAGAAGCAGATGTCTGGATCTCAGCTAACTACAAACACATCATCTGTTGACGGTTTAGATGAGATGGACCATCTTATTCCTGTAGCCATTAAA GTCCTGCATCCTGGACTAGTCCACCAGGTCCAGATAGATCTGCTTCTGATGAAGATGGGGAGCAAGATCATTGGGCTTTTCCCGGGGCTCAAGTGGCTAAGTCTGACTGAAATAGTGGAGGAGTTTGAGAAGCTCATGACTCAACAG CTTGACCTACGCTATGAAGCCAGAAACCTGGAGTGCTTCCAGAAAAATTTCCTGGATGTGGATTTTGTTAAGTTCCCAACTCCACTTCACCCCTTTGTAACGAGAAATATCCTGGTGGAAACATTTGAG GAGAGTCAGCCCATATCCCAGTATCTGCACATGGACATTTCCTCGGAGCTCAAGAAGAGACTAGCCAAGATGGGCATAGACATGCTCCTAAAGATG GTGTTCGTTGATAATTTTGTCCACGCTGACCTGCACCCTGGGAACATCTTGGTCCAGGGCACCGCGCATTTCAGCGCTGGCCACAAGAATCAGACCGCCATTGTGGACATGTGTGACACGCTGATCGTGGAAGTGCAGCTGTCCCCCTGCCCGCTCCGTCTGATGCTGCTGGATGCAGGGATTgtggcagagctgcagggagctgacCTTCAGAACTTCAAGGCAGTCTTCACAGCTGTGGTACAGGGACAG GGGGAGAGAGTGGCAGAATTGATCCTTCATCACGCCAGAGCTAACCAGTGCAAGGACATAGAGAGATTCAAAGTTGAAATGGCAGAGCTAGTGACCAAGGCCAGGACGAACACTGTAGCACTGGGAAAG CTTCAAGTGGCGAATCTGCTCTCCAGTGTCTTTAAGTTACTGATGACGCACAAG GTGAAGCTGGAGAGTAATTTTGCCTCAGTTGTCTTTGCCATCATGGTTTTGGAAGGGCTTGCCCGTTCGCTGGACCCCGAACTGGACATCTTGGAGGCAGCTAAACCACTTCTCATCAGAACCGCCGCTTCTCTCCTAGAGTAG